GAGGGACACGCGGCCCCGCCTGCCAGGTTCTCCTGACACGCACCCATCACGGTGACCACGGTCACCAGTGCGCCCAGAAGGAGCAGCGCGCGACGCGGCTTACGAGAAACGAGCACTCCGGCCTTCCACGGAGAGATGGTTCTGGTGCGCCTGACGCATCGCCATGCCAAGCACGATGCGCCGGCCGATCACGAACGGTCGAGGGATTGCGACGTGAACGGAGACGGCAGCAAAGAGGAGATGGACCAACGCGACTCGACGCCACGACTCGTACAACTCGAAATCTCGAGACGGGGGCCGAGCTCTCCCAACACTTGTCGACAAAGACCACACGGCGCTGCGGGAACAGCCGCCTCGCTCGCGATTACCAATGCAACAAAATCCCGCGCACCGTCCGCCACCGCAGTCGCGACCGCCACGCGCTCGGCGCACATCGATGCCGGGTACGACGCATTCTCGACGTTGCACCCGGCATAGATCCGCCCATCGCTCGAGCGAATCGCTGCGCCAACACGAAACCGCGAGTACGGCGCATAGGCATGATCGAGCGCCGCGAACGCCATCGCGCGAAGCTCGCGCCAGTCCGCATCCGACGTCCCGGTAGGCACGCCGACGAGTGCGGAGCCCGAAGCGCTATGCGTCACGCGGCGAGCAGCTCCGGGAGAAACGACACGCCGCGATCGCGAAAGTCGACCCCCAACCACTCCGCGACGGTGACGCCGAGGTCGGAGAAAGTGGATCGCTCACCCAGCGATCGCGGATGCACGCGCGAGCCCAGGACCAGAAGAGGCACACGCTCACGTGCGTGATCGGTGGATGGTGTAGTCGGGTCGTTCCCGTGATCGGCCGTCAGGAAAAGCAAGTCGTCCTCGCGAAGTGCGCCTTCGATGCCGGGCAGCGCGGAGTCGAACGCCCGCAGTCCTTCATAGAACCCCGATATGTCGTTTCGGTGCCCCCAAAGCTGGTCGAAATCTACTAGGTTGGCGAAGAGCAGCCCACCAGTGAGCGCGTCGAGCGCGCGATGAATTTCCGCAATGCCGGCCGCGTTGTCCGATGTATGTACCGACGAGAGCGCTCGTCCGGCGAACAGATCATCCACCTTGCCGACGCCCATCCGCGCAATGCCGCGCTCGGCGAGCGCATCGAGCAGCGTGCGCTCAGGCGGCTCGATCGCAAAGTCGCGTCGTGCGGCGGTGCGACGATAGGCGCCCGGCTCGCCGGTGAACGGGCGCGCGATCACGCGCGCGACGTCGTTGGGCGCGACCAGCATCGACCGCGCGATCTCGCAGGCGGCGTACAACTCCTCGAGCGGAACGATGCGCTCGTGCGCTGCCACCTGAAACACCGAATCCGCGCTCGTATAGAGAATCCATCGCCCCGTGCGCTCGTGCTCGGCGCCATACTTCTCGATCACCTCGGTGCCGCTCGCCGCAATGTTGCCCAGCACGCCACGTCCCGTGCGCTCGGAAAACTCGCGCACGAGCGGATCGGGGAATCCGTTCGGATACGTAGGGAACGGTCGCTCGAGACGCACGCCCGCGATCTCCCAGTGTCCGATGGTACTGTCTTTCCCGACGGATGCCGGACGCATCGTACCCCACGCAGCGCCGGGACGTTGGGCAGGCGCGACGCCGTCGAGCTCCGCGATGCAGCCGAGTCCGAGGCGCTCCAGGTTGGGGAGTTCCATGCCGCCCACGGCCCGCGCGAGATTGCCGAGCGTGTTGCTTCCCGCGTCGCCATAGACATCGGCATCGGGCGCCGCGCCGATGCCCACACCATCGAGCACGAGAATGATCGCGCGGCGCGTCACGACGCGTTCACGTACACGCGCGGCAGACGCGACTGGAGAGCCGTAAGAAGCTCGTAAGGCGACAGGCCGCCATCGTGCGCGACCGATTCCACACTGCGCTCGCGCACTCCGTCGCGGCCGATCAGCGTGACCACATCGCCGACATCGCATGCGATGTCCGTGACATCGATCATCGTCATGTCCATCGTCACGACGCCAACGACCGGAGCGCAGCGGCCGGCGACGAGCACCTGCGTGCGATTGCCGAGCACGCGACGGTAGCCGTCGGCGTAGCCCAACGGCAGCGTGGCAATGCGACGCGAGCCGGCGATCCGATGCGTGGCGTCGTAGCTCACGGAGTCACCGTCGTCGAGCGTATGGATCTCGACGATTCGTGCGCGAAGACTCACCACGGATTCCGGTTGGACGAGCGCGCGCGTGCCGGTGCCAACTCCGTAGAGGAAAATGCCGGGTCGCGCCAGCGACCACCGCGACGTCGTCACGCGCGACAGCGCGGCAGAATTCTCGGTGTGGAGGAGCGCCGGACGCGCGGGCAATTGCTCGAGTGCGTGCTCGAACCGCCGTTCCTGTTGGGCGAGCGAACCGTCGTCGAGCTGGGCGGAATGGAAATGCGTGAACGCGCCTTGGGGCGGCGATGCTTCGAGGAGGCCGCGCAGCGCTCGGACCTCGTCCCAGTGGACGCCGGCGCGGTGCATGCCGGTGTCGATGGCGAGGTGCCAGTCCTGGTGTCCGGCCCCGATCGCACGCCACGCCTCGATCTGTTGGGCGGTGCCGAGCGCTGGCGTTAGGCGCAAGGCGCGGAGGTCGGCGAGCTCGTCGGCGAGTGTCGGAGTGAACACGACGATCGGCCGGACGACGCCGGACTCACGGAGCTCGCGTCCTTCTTCGACGGTGGCAACGCCGAAGCCCCACGGCGAGACGGACTCGAGCGCGCGCGCCGCGGCGACAGCGCCGATCCCGTAGCCATCGGCTTTGATCATCGGGAGGAGCGCGGCGGCGCGGGCGGCCATCACGGCCCCATTGCGGCGTAACGCGCCCAGATCGATTTCGACCCAGGCGCGTGTCATCGACGTTCGCGTTGACGCATCATCGTTCGGGCGGGTAGTATACCGGCCCGGGAGGAACGATGCAAGCTAAATCAACGCTTGAAGATGCGCTCGCGCTCATGCGCGATCTTCGCGCGCGGTGCGAGTGGGATCGCGAGCAGACGCACGCCTCGCTGCGACCGTACTTGATCGAGGAGACGCACGAGCTCGACGACGCCCTGCGCTCCAACGACGCGGACGCGATGCGCGAGGAGTTAGGCGATGTCCTGCTGCAGGTGCTCTTCCACTCCGTGCTTGCCGAAGAAGCAGGCGACTTCGATGCGCACGACGTGGCGGGCGGCCTGATCGAGAAGATGAAGCGGCGTCATCCGCATCTATACGGCGGCGGCGTGAAAGAGCGCTGGGAAACGATGAAAGCGCGCACGCGCGGTTCGCTCACCGAGGGGCTGCCGTCGGGACTCCCGGCGTTGCATCGTGCCCAACGACTGCAGGACCGCGCGGCGGGTGTCGGGTTCGACTGGCCCGATGTCGAAGGACCGGCGCTCAAGGTGGAGGAAGAGCTCGCCGAGGTGCGCGAGCAGCTGGCGCGGCCGCGGGAGGACGCGCGCGACGCACTCGAGGCTGAGTTAGGCGACCTGCTGTTCGCGGTGGTCAATCTGTGCCGCCGCGCCAACGTGCACGCGGCGGTGGCGCTCGATCGCGCGAACGAGAAATTCGTGCGCCGGTTCGAGGGCATGGAGCGTCTGGCGGCCGAGCGGCACGTCGCGCTGTCGTCGTTGGACGCAACCGGACTCGATGCGCTCTGGAACGAGGTCAAGGGAGCGGAATGAGTCCCGAGGCAGCACAACACCTCATCTGCTTTATCTAACAAACAACATTATATACGCGTGTATAAGCCGTTGCTGCGCCTTACGAAAGCGTGGCTAGGCAGTGCGACTTCACGGCCTTAGTCTATTCATGAGCCGCGGAAACGCAATCGCTTCTCGCAAGTGCGGCAGTCCGCAAATCCACGCGATCGTGCGCTCGAGTCCGAGCCCGAAACCAGAGTGGATGAAGGTTCCGTAGCGCCGTAAGTCCAGGTACCAGTCGTACGCTGCCTCAGGCAACTTCTCGGCGCGGATGCGCGCGAGCAGACGATCGTAATCGTCTTCGCGCTGACTGCCACCGATGATCTCGCCGTAGCCTTCGGGCGCCAGCAGGTCGTCGCAGAGCACAGTGCGCGGGTCGGCCGGATTCTCCTTCATGTAGAACGCCTTTGCCTCGCGCGGATAGTTCATTACGAACACGGGCTTGTCGTACTCGGCCACGATGAGCGATTCGTCTTCGGCGCCCAGGTCATCGCCCCAGGCGGTCGCACTGCCCTTTCGATGCAACAGCGAGATCGCATCGCCGTAATCGAGTCGTACGAACGGCGGCACCACGCGCTCGAGCGGCGCGGTGTCGCGCTCCAGCACGACGAGGTCATCGGCGCAGCGATCGAGTGCACGACGAACCAGGTACGAGACGAAGTCTTCCTGAAGGCGCACGTTGTCGTCGCTGTCGTTCCAGGCGACTTCCGGCTCGATCATCCAGAATTCGGTGAGGTGCCTTCGCGTCTTCGACTTTTCGGCGCGGAAGGTTGGACCGAACGTGTAGATGCGGCCGAACGCCGCCGCGGCAGCCTCGCCATACAGCTGTCCAGTCTGGGCGAGGTAGGCGTTGCCTTCGTCGAAGTATTCGGTGGAAAAGAGTCCCGATCGCTCACCGATGGCCGCCGTGAGAATCGGCGTGTCCACACGGAGGAAGCCTCGTGCGTAAAAGAAGTCATGAATCGCTTGTTCGACCTCGTTGCGCACGCGAGCGATCGCACGCTGCCGGGGCGATCGCAGCCAGAAGTGGCGATGGTCGAGCAGAAAATCGATGCCGTGTTCTTTCGGCTGGATGGGGTAGTCGAGCGAGCTTGCGCCGATGATCTCGAGATTGGTGACGGCCATCTCGATGCCGCCGGGCGAGCGTTCTTCAGCGTGCACCTCGCCGGTCATGGCGACCGAGGTCTCCGTGGTCAACGCCGTGAAACGTTCCCAGATCTCGGGTGCGATTTGCGTTTTTACGAGGACGCCTTGTATCTGTCCGGTACCGTCGCGCAAGACGACGAACGCGATTTTTCCGGACGAGCGCAGATGGGTGACCCATCCGCGAACGGTGACAGAGCGGCCGACGTGCTGTTTCAGCTCGTCAATGCGAGGAGTACTCAATGTCCTTGAGGCGGTTAGAGTTACGGGGCGGGATCGGCAAGCTACGAACGACTGACGGCACTGTCAACTTATCACTGAACTCACGGGATTTTCCCGCTAGCGTGCGGTGTCCCGGAGATGTACGATGCAGGCGAGCGTATGAAGCGCAACGGTAGCGCGCTCGTCGGCAGCGGATGTATGCGAGGCACTGATTTCGCGTGGCGTGTCAGAGGCACGCGGCATGCCGCGTGGTGTATGATCCCGGTGCGGCGTCGTGAGCTCGCGCGGCGCTCCAGCAGCTCCATCACGATCCCGGCTGATCAGCCAGCCGGCACAGGACTCATACAGGACTTCATGCCGCGACGTTCTCAAGTACAGCGGCCCGGCTGCCCCGGCGATGCCACGCTCCGCGTCATTCGCCGTGCCGGCCCAGCGGTCACGTTAGGCCGCCACGCTCACTCGACGATCGGCGGGTCGCGCCCGTGAGCATTCGGTCCAAGTTAGGCGCTGGCCTCGTCGCCATCGCGCTCGTACTCCTGGTCCCTTTGTTCCTGGCTCTCCAGTCGCTGGAGAAGCTGCACTCGTTCACCACCGTGCTGCAGAAGCGAGAGTTCGCGGCGTCGCTGCTGCTCAACCGCATGCGGGCCGGCACGGACGAGCTGCGCCGCCTCGATCTCTCGCTCGTCTTCCTGCACCAGCCGCAGATCCGCGCGTCGATGGACTCGCAGCTCACCGCCCTGGCCGCGACGTCCGACTCGCTCGCGCACCTTGGCATGCAGTCCGCGTCGACCAAAATCGGCACGGCGGTAGCGCAGGTCGCGTCGTTCGTGCCGAGCGAGTATGCAGCCGCCGCGGCGGGCCAGGCGAAGATCGCGGACTCGGTGTCGACGCAGCACCTGATTCCAGCGATCGCGGCAACGGAGCGCGAACTCACGTCGGCCGAAGGCGTGCTACGCGATCGATCCAGCCGGCTCGTCGCCGAAGCAACCGCGGAAACGGAACAGGCACGCAACGCGGCGGCGCTCGGCTTGCTCGTGGCGGCGACGCTGGCGCTCATCATATCGATTCTGCTCTGGCGCACGATCGGCGGACCGATCCGCGATCTCGAGCACGGCATGGCGCAGATGGCGGACGGGAATTTCGGATATCGACTGCGTGTGAACGCGCGACGAAAAGACGAATTCGGCCACCTGGCCGAGAGTTTCGGGTCGATGGCGCATCAACTGGCAGCGCTCGATCGGCTGAAGGCAGAGTTCGTATCCGTCGCGTCGCACGAGCTCAAGACGCCGATCAACGTCATCCTCGGCTACCTGCAACTGATCGACGAAGGCGTGTACGGCACGGTGTCGCCCAAGATGCACGAGATCGTGCGCACGCTCGACTCGCAGACGCGCTCGTTGTCCCGGCTGGTGCATCAGTTGTTGGACGTGAGTCGGTTCGAGGCAGGCGGCGGCAAGCTCGATCTTCGCCCAACGAACCTCGATGCGTTCCTGGCCGAATTGGAGGAAACGTTCCGCGTGTTGTCGATGCAGCGCGGCATCGATTTCCGCGTCGAGCGCGCGGGTGTGCTGCCCGCCGAAGTGCTCTGGGATCCGGACCGCATCAGCGAGGTGCTCGGGAATCTCGTCGCGAACGCGTTCAAGTTCACCGAGCGCGGCGGATCGGTGGAGCTTCTCGTCGACGCGACGGAGGAGCAGGTGTACCTGGATGTGCGCGACACCGGCGCGGGCATTCCGCCGCAGCAGCTGCCGCACATCTTCGAGAAGTTTTTCCAGGCGGACAATCAGGAAGCAGCGGCGCACGCCGGCAGTGGACTCGGCCTGGCGATCGCGCGGCAGATCGTGGTCGCGCACGGCGGCCAGATTTCGGTCGAGAGCATCGTCGGGGTGGGCACGACGTTTCACTTGACGCTTCCCATGCGCGCCGGTGGTCGGGTGCACGAGCGGCCCCGCACGCCGATGTTCGGGGTTCCGGCGTGAGGCGATGGCTGTTGGTCGGGCTCACGCTGCTCGTCGCCGCGTGCGCCACGACGTCTGCACGACGCACGATGCCGCCTGCCGCCGACGACTGGATCGGCACGATCGGCGCGGCGAAGAATCAGGTTGCGTTAGGCCACTTCGACGACGCCGACAAAGCGCTGTACGAGTTCACGCAGCGCTATCCGTCGAGCCCGGAGGCGCGCGAGGCGACTTATTGGCGGGCGCTGTTCAAGCTCGATCCGGCGAATCGCGGCGGCAGTCCGCGGGCCGCGACGGAGCGGCTGGACGAATATCTCTCCGACACGACCCTGTCGCTCCACCGGGCGGAAGCGGCGACGCTGCGCCGCATCGCGGCCGAATTGGATTCGCTCGCCCAACGGGCGCCGGTGGTGGCGTCCAACGACTCGGCGCGCCTGGCCGACGCCCAGAAGGCGCAGCAGCGCGAGGACGATCTTCAGAAGGAGATCAAAGGGCTGCGCGACCAGTTGGACAAGACGAACGCCGAGTTAGAGCGGATCAAGAAGCGCCTGCAAGAGCGAACACCGTAAGGCGGACACGTCGGACAAAGCCGGATACAGCCGGAGACTGCGGGCGAAGGAGGCGCGAACACACCGTAAGGCGGACACGTCGGACAAAGCCGGAAACAGCCGGAGACCGCGGGCGAAGGAGGCGCGAACACACCGCTAGGCGCTGAAGGCGTTGCCTAACGGAGCACTGGGGGCTCTGCCTGTGAAAACAGAACGCCCAACGCCGTGTCCGGCCGTGTCCGCCTTACGCTTTTTGCTCCCGCTTTGTCCGGCCGTGTCCGCGTTGTCCGCCTTTCGCTCTGGCTCCGGCTTTGTTCGGCCGTGTCCGCCTTACCCGACGCGGAACAGTTCCAGCGCCCGGCGGTACCGCTCGCCTAACGCTGCGCGCAGCGGCGCGTGGTCGCGACCCCGGAGATCGGGGTCGGACGCCAGAATCGCTTCGGCGGCCGCGCGGGCGATCGCGAACAGGGCTTCGTCCTTGAGCGGGTCGGCGATGCGGAAGGTGGGGTCGCCGCTCTGCTGCGCGCCGAAGAGGTCGCCCATGCCGCGGAGCCGGAGGTCGGCGCGGGCGATCTCGAAGCCGTCGTCCGTGCCGACGAACACCTCGAGCCGCGCGCGCGTCTCCGGGCCCGGGTCGCCTAACAGAATGCAATAGCTGGCCGATCCGCCGCGACCGACGCGGCCGCGGAGCTGGTGGAGCTGCGACAGGCCGAAGCGCTCCGGATGCTCGATCACCATCACCGTCGCGTTGGGCACGTCGATGCCGACCTCGATCACCGTCGTCGCGACCAGCACGTCGATCTCGTGATCGCGGAACGCGCGCATCACCTGGTCGCGCTCGTCGGGCGGCAGGCGGCCGTGCAGCAGCGCCACGCGCCGGTGCGCGAACGGGCCGCGCGAGAGCTCGGCGTGCATCGTCGCAGCGGCCTTGAGGTCGGTCTTCTCCGATTCCTCGATCACCGGATACACCACGTAGCCCTGCCGCCCCTCGGCCAGCTGGCGCTCGACCGCCTCGAGCACGGCGCCGCGGCGCGACGACGGACGCAGGACGGTTTTCACCGGCAGACGGCCGGGCGGCCGCTCGTCCAACACGCTGACGTCCAGATCGCCCAGCGCCGTGAGCGCCAGGGAGCGCGGAATCGGCGTGGCGCTCAGGAGCAGCACGTCGGGACGGCCGGAGGGCGCGCCGGGGGCGGCCTTCGCGCCCAACGCGGCGCGCTGCTCGACGCCGAAGCGCTGCTGTTCGTCGATGGCGACGAACCCCAGGCGTCCGAACCGCGTGTCTTCCTGCACCAGCGCGTGCGTGCCCACCGCGATGAGCGGCGACGTGCCTGCCAGCCGCGCCGCGCGCTCGCGGCGCTCGGACGCCGTGAGGCGGCCCGTCAGCAGCACCGGTTCGATGCCTAACGGACCCAGCAGCCGCGTCAGCGTGGCGGCGTGCTGCTCGGCCAGCAGCTCCGTCGGCGCCATCATCGCCGCCTGATAGCCGTTCTCGAGCGCCAGCAGCGCCGCGAACAGCGCCACTACCGTCTTGCCGCTGCCGACGTCGCCCTGCAACAGCCGGTGCATGCGCCGGTCGCCGCACATGTCGGCCACGATGTCGCGGATGGCGCGCGTCTGCGCCCCGGTGAGCTCGAACGGCAGCTCGCGCTTGAGGCGGCTCGTGAGCTCGCGCTTGTTCACGAACGCGATGCCCGCGCGCCGCTCGCGGGCCAGCTCTTTGGCGCGGAGCTGCAGCAGGTTCACGAACAGCGCTTCCTCGAGCGCCAGCCGCGAGCGGCCGCGCTCCGCCTCGGCGAGCGTCGCCGGACGGTGCACCATGCGCAGCGCCTCGCGGAGCGGCGGCACGCCGGCCCGCTCCATCAGCTCGCGCGGCAGCGACTCGCGGACTAACGGAAGCAGCGCGTCCAGATGCGCGTGCACGATCGCGCGGATCTGCTTGAACGACAGCCCTTCCGTGGCCGGGTACACCGCGAGCACGCGTCCGCCGCTCACGTCGTCCGTCTCGGCGCCTCCGCCCAGGTTCACCATCTCGCGCGGCTGCAGCTGCCGGCCGTGGAAGAACCGCACGCGGCCGGTGACCAGCAGCACGTCATCCTTCTCCACCACGCGGTCGAGGAACGGCTGGCCTGGCCACGCCGCTTCGATCAAGCCCGTCGGGTCCTTGAGCACGGCCTGGAAGATCCGCAGGCCTTTGCGCGTGGGGATGATTCCCTTCGAGATCACCGTGCCGATCACCGTCGCATCCATGCCCGGCGCGAGCGTCGAGATGCGCGCGACGGTGCTCGCGTCGTGGTAGCGGTGCGGGAGGTGGTAGAGGAGGTCGCGCGCCGTGCGGACGCCGAGCCGGTGCAGCGCTTCGGCGCGGCGCGGGCCGACGCCTTTGAGATACGCGACGTTGGTGTCGAGGTTCGCCACGGTTAGGCGTTAGGCGGCTACTCGGCGAAGAGATCGCGGGCGTACTGCGCCGCGTCGAACGGCACCAGGTCGTCCGCCTTCTCGCCGACGCCGACGAACTTGATCGGCACGTCGAGCGCTTCGTGCACCGCCACCACGATGCCGCCGCGCGCCGTGCCGTCGAGCTTCGTGATCACCACGCCGCTGAGCGGCACCGACGCCGAGAACGAGCGGGCCTGGGCGACGGCATTCTGGCCGATGGTGCCGTCGAGCACGAGCAGTGTTTCGTGCGGCGCGCCGGGCAGGCGTTTCGCGATCACGCGCGCCACCTTCTGCAGCTCGGTCATGAGATCGTCCTGCGTGTGCAGACGGCCCGCGGTGTCCACGATCACCACGTCGGCGCGGCGCGCCACCGCGGCGTCGATGGCGTTGTACGCGACCGCCGCCGGGTCGCTGCCCTGCGCGCTGCCGATGAATTGCGCGCCGACGCGCTCGGCCCACACGCGCAGCTGGTCGATCGCGCCGGCGCGATACGTGTCGCCGGCGGCCACGACCACCTGCGTGCCCTGCCGGCGCAGCCGCGCCGCGAGCTTGGCGATGAACGTCGTCTTGCCGGCGCCGTTCACCCCCACGACGAGAACCACGGTCGGCGACGCGCCTAACGCCAACGCCGGATCGCTCTGCCCTGCGCGCAGCGATGTCTCGACGCCCGTGCGCAGCGCGTCCAGGAACTCGTCCTGCGTCCGCACGTAGCCGAGCTTCGCCGCGGACTCGACGTCGGCGACGAGCCGCACGCTCACGGGAACGCCGAAGTCGGCGTCGAGGAGCAGCTCTTCCAGCTGCTCGAGCGAGCCGGCATTGACGCCGCCGCGGACCACCACGCCGACGTCGAACAGCGCGATGTCCTTGAGGCGCTGCCAGAACGAGCGTCGCGGGGCGTCGTCGGCGCGGCGAAGAATGCGCATGGCTACGAATCGAAATCCGGTTGCAGTTAGGCGAAGCCGCTAGCGCAATCCGCGCCGGCGGCGCAGGAGCCACTCGATGCACAGCGCGGCGATGAGCGCGATGTAGCTCCACCACATGTCGCGCAGCCGCGGCTGATCGCCGAACGACGTCGCCCCGCCCACCGGTCCGCCGCGCACCGCGCCCGCGCGCGGCAGCAACTCGCGCGAAGGATTCACTACCAGCACCGCGGCGCCCCCGACCACGCGCGCATCGTACACGCCGGGCGGCATCGGGTCTGTCTGCGCAACCGTGGCGCCCGCGCCGAACCGCAGCGTAAGCGAATCATCGCGCGCCGTACCACGACGTCGCAGCACCACGCGCACGACGCTGTCTTTCGATGCGGCAGTCCCGCGCCGCCAACGCACCGGATCGCCGGCGCGCACCACGCCCTCGGCAGGCGTCGCCGCCCGAGGATCGGGACGCTCCGCACTCAACCAGTCAAATATACTCCCCCACAAGGCGACGAACGCGTCGGCGCTGGCGCCGCCGCGGAACTGCCACCGCCAGAACCCGGACGCGCTCACGACGACCACGCGGCGACCCTGCGCCGCGCCGCCGGCAATCGCCGGCCGCCGATCGTACTGCCTCGCGCGCGCCACCGTGAGCGCCTCCCACTCGCCGGTGGGCGCACGGGGCGATACCGTGATCGGCGGCAGGCTGTCCCACACGATGCCCGCCAGCGCGCCCGCGATCGGCGACGGCGGCGCATCGATCGCGTACCACTCGCCCGTCGTATCCGCCGACGGAACCACGAGCGCCAACGAACCCGTCATCGCCGTGCGCGGCGCACCGAAATAGCTCGTGTCGCCGTGCAGAATGGCGAGCGGCGCGTCGTGCATCGCGCCCTTCACCGTGCGCTCGTCCACCGGCGCCAGGGATCCATCCTGGCGCCACTGTCCGGGCGCGACGCGAAAGTACGCACGCGTGGGCAGCGCGACGGCGCCGCGCAGCACCGGCAGCACGAACCGCGCATCGAAGTCCGGCGACGTCGACGCGAGCACGGCGCCCGCCGCGCGCGCCACGTCCACGGCTACGCCTAACGTATCGTTGCGCGCTTCGCGATCTCCCGGTACGGTGACGACGGCGTCGAGCACCGATGGCCCAACGGGGCCGGCGATCGGCGCCCGCACCGTGATCGTCCGCTCGGCCCGGGCGGGCATCGAGTCGAGCGCCACCGACGTCAGCACGCGGCCGCCGAGCAGAATCCGGATGCTGCCCGGCGGCGTGGCGAGCGAATCGGCGCGGACGCCCACATGCAGCTCCACCGTGTCGCCGCTGACGGCTGCGCGCGGCGCATCGAGCGACACGACCGCGACGTCGCGCACGGGCGGGTGTGCGAGCACCACGATGCGCGAGCCGGCGGGAAAGCCGGGCAGCGCCGCCGGGTCGTCGATCTCGCCATCGGTGATGAGGTCGAGCGGCCGCCCCGCGCCTAACGCACGCTCGGCCAGCGCACGGGCGCGGGTCGACACGTCGGCCGGCTCCGGCGTGCGCGGCGCGCGGCGCACGCTGTCGCCGAAGAGCAGCACCGAATCGGGCGTCAGCGACTGCGCCTGGCGGCGCGCGCCGTTCCAGAGCGCGGTGTCGCCGTCGCGGGTCCAGCTCTCCGAGGCATCGAGCGCCACGAGCGGCGGCAGCGGATGGCGCGGGCCCGCCGGCGCGTCGAGCAGCAACGCCACGCCTAACGCAATGGCGATGGCCCGCAGCCCCGCGGGCACCCATCGCCTCGGGTACAGCCAGGCGGCGATCCCCGCCCCGATGGCGACGGCGATGATCCAGGAGAGCACGAGTGCGCGGGACGCTTGACGTGACGGGGAAGGAAACCGGTGAAGGCCCCTTCCCTACCCCACGGCGCCCGAGAGTTTCGCCAGCAGCGAATCGCGCGTCGCGTCGAACTTGGACTGCTCCGCGGCCGCGACAGGAAGGCCGGTATCACGCTTGAGCGCCGTGCGCGGGTCGCGCTGGCGTCCGTCCACCAGGATCTCGAAGTGGAGGTGCGGACCCGTCGCCAGACCCGTCATGCCCACGTAGCCGATCGTCTGTCCGATCGCGACCACGCGGCCGGGGCGAATGCCGCGCGCGAATCCGCGCAGATGGCCGTAGCGACTCACGATGCCGTTGCGATGCCGGATGTCGATCATGTTGCCGTAGCCGCCGCGTCGGCCCGCAAAGATGACGACGCCGTCGCTGATGGCGCGCACCGGCGTGCCCGCGTTGGCCGCGTAGTCGGTTCCCGTGTGGTTGCGCCAGATGCCGAGGATTGGATGCAGGCGGCGCCCGAAGGTGCTCGAGATCCGTCGAAACTCGAGCGGCGCACGCAGAAACGCGGCGCGCATCGAACGGCCCGTCTGGTCGAAGTACTCGGCGCGCCCGGGCGCTTCGGTGAATCGCACCGCGTCCGTCTCGGTGCCCGACAGATCGAACCGGGCGGCGAGGATGTTGCCGACGCGTACCACGCCGCCGGGCCCCTGGGAGCGCTCGAAGAGAACGCGGAACGCGTCGCCGGGCTGGAGCTCGCGGCTCATGTCCACGCGATACTCGTAGATGTCGGCGAGCGACCACGCGAGCTCAGAGCGCGCGCCCTTGGGCAGCACGCCGGCCGCGGAATCGTCGAGCGCGGCGTACAGGTTGGAGGTGATGACGCCGTGGACGGCGATCGTATCGGTGTGCCACGGCAGCCGTTCGTCGGCGCCGGTCCAGGCGCTGTCGCCTAACCGTGTGACGTGGACCAGGTGGTCGACGGCCAGCTGGAACACGACTTCCGACGGCGTCGAATCGCCGCGGGGGGTGCGCACGA
This genomic stretch from Gemmatimonadaceae bacterium harbors:
- the recG gene encoding ATP-dependent DNA helicase RecG, producing MANLDTNVAYLKGVGPRRAEALHRLGVRTARDLLYHLPHRYHDASTVARISTLAPGMDATVIGTVISKGIIPTRKGLRIFQAVLKDPTGLIEAAWPGQPFLDRVVEKDDVLLVTGRVRFFHGRQLQPREMVNLGGGAETDDVSGGRVLAVYPATEGLSFKQIRAIVHAHLDALLPLVRESLPRELMERAGVPPLREALRMVHRPATLAEAERGRSRLALEEALFVNLLQLRAKELARERRAGIAFVNKRELTSRLKRELPFELTGAQTRAIRDIVADMCGDRRMHRLLQGDVGSGKTVVALFAALLALENGYQAAMMAPTELLAEQHAATLTRLLGPLGIEPVLLTGRLTASERRERAARLAGTSPLIAVGTHALVQEDTRFGRLGFVAIDEQQRFGVEQRAALGAKAAPGAPSGRPDVLLLSATPIPRSLALTALGDLDVSVLDERPPGRLPVKTVLRPSSRRGAVLEAVERQLAEGRQGYVVYPVIEESEKTDLKAAATMHAELSRGPFAHRRVALLHGRLPPDERDQVMRAFRDHEIDVLVATTVIEVGIDVPNATVMVIEHPERFGLSQLHQLRGRVGRGGSASYCILLGDPGPETRARLEVFVGTDDGFEIARADLRLRGMGDLFGAQQSGDPTFRIADPLKDEALFAIARAAAEAILASDPDLRGRDHAPLRAALGERYRRALELFRVG
- a CDS encoding HAMP domain-containing sensor histidine kinase, whose amino-acid sequence is MSIRSKLGAGLVAIALVLLVPLFLALQSLEKLHSFTTVLQKREFAASLLLNRMRAGTDELRRLDLSLVFLHQPQIRASMDSQLTALAATSDSLAHLGMQSASTKIGTAVAQVASFVPSEYAAAAAGQAKIADSVSTQHLIPAIAATERELTSAEGVLRDRSSRLVAEATAETEQARNAAALGLLVAATLALIISILLWRTIGGPIRDLEHGMAQMADGNFGYRLRVNARRKDEFGHLAESFGSMAHQLAALDRLKAEFVSVASHELKTPINVILGYLQLIDEGVYGTVSPKMHEIVRTLDSQTRSLSRLVHQLLDVSRFEAGGGKLDLRPTNLDAFLAELEETFRVLSMQRGIDFRVERAGVLPAEVLWDPDRISEVLGNLVANAFKFTERGGSVELLVDATEEQVYLDVRDTGAGIPPQQLPHIFEKFFQADNQEAAAHAGSGLGLAIARQIVVAHGGQISVESIVGVGTTFHLTLPMRAGGRVHERPRTPMFGVPA
- the ftsY gene encoding signal recognition particle-docking protein FtsY, which translates into the protein MRILRRADDAPRRSFWQRLKDIALFDVGVVVRGGVNAGSLEQLEELLLDADFGVPVSVRLVADVESAAKLGYVRTQDEFLDALRTGVETSLRAGQSDPALALGASPTVVLVVGVNGAGKTTFIAKLAARLRRQGTQVVVAAGDTYRAGAIDQLRVWAERVGAQFIGSAQGSDPAAVAYNAIDAAVARRADVVIVDTAGRLHTQDDLMTELQKVARVIAKRLPGAPHETLLVLDGTIGQNAVAQARSFSASVPLSGVVITKLDGTARGGIVVAVHEALDVPIKFVGVGEKADDLVPFDAAQYARDLFAE
- a CDS encoding M23 family metallopeptidase is translated as MKRPSPRAWTTAAIVALGVVVVCIGWPHWSRLAPAATPVRPDTRASAPRSLPNASDSGITVRDDTLHAGETLSGLLERAGIRTADAAKILTAASALDPRRTPAGMPVVVRTPRGDSTPSEVVFQLAVDHLVHVTRLGDSAWTGADERLPWHTDTIAVHGVITSNLYAALDDSAAGVLPKGARSELAWSLADIYEYRVDMSRELQPGDAFRVLFERSQGPGGVVRVGNILAARFDLSGTETDAVRFTEAPGRAEYFDQTGRSMRAAFLRAPLEFRRISSTFGRRLHPILGIWRNHTGTDYAANAGTPVRAISDGVVIFAGRRGGYGNMIDIRHRNGIVSRYGHLRGFARGIRPGRVVAIGQTIGYVGMTGLATGPHLHFEILVDGRQRDPRTALKRDTGLPVAAAEQSKFDATRDSLLAKLSGAVG